From a single Microbacterium murale genomic region:
- a CDS encoding class I mannose-6-phosphate isomerase — MSTPISDMHEGHTERGRYDTQPTVALPAGEKILRGAAGWRAAAETAANHGGALLVDTYPGVDVPALTAQIREALPGWNIVDVEDAARPVAEVEQLIAPNLTDDRVFGVMSHFTLTDFYDDAKLSQLAGSIAENTVVIGWGAALLADKTDNATTVIVDMARWEIQLRQRAGATNWRANNPNEDNLRKYKRGFFVEWRVADRHKRSLFDTVDFVVDGNAIAPAQPSEHAHVAGMITGDAFRGALREAASRPFRVVPFFDPGVWGGQWMKNLIGLDPSKDNYAWCFDCVPEENSLLLEGDGGVIEIPSLDLVFAQPTELLGAKTFSRFGAEFPIRFDFLDTMDGGNLSLQVHPLTDYIQNTFGMHYTQDESYYMLDVGDDAVVYLGTKNGIDQDAMVRDLITAQNGDQPFPAEKYINSYPAKKHDHFAIPAGTVHCSGANSMVLEISATPFIFTFKLWDWGRVGLDGIPRPVHLDHGARNIQWDRDTDWVNENLIDQVDTIREERDVVEERTGLHELEFIETRRHWFTQGADHATDGTVNVINLVEGDEARVVSPSGAFEPFVVHYAETFIIPASVGPYRIERTEHSQSARFATLKAYVRGSRTSDN, encoded by the coding sequence GTGAGCACGCCGATCAGCGACATGCACGAGGGCCACACCGAACGCGGCCGCTACGACACCCAGCCCACCGTGGCACTGCCCGCGGGCGAGAAGATCCTCCGCGGCGCAGCCGGCTGGCGGGCCGCCGCAGAGACCGCCGCGAATCACGGCGGCGCGCTCCTCGTCGACACCTACCCCGGCGTCGACGTCCCCGCCCTCACCGCGCAGATCCGCGAGGCGCTCCCCGGCTGGAACATCGTCGACGTCGAAGACGCCGCCCGCCCTGTCGCCGAGGTCGAACAGCTGATCGCTCCGAACCTCACCGACGACCGCGTCTTCGGCGTCATGAGCCACTTCACGCTCACCGACTTCTACGACGACGCCAAGCTCTCCCAGCTGGCCGGCAGCATCGCAGAGAACACCGTCGTCATCGGCTGGGGCGCAGCCCTGCTGGCCGACAAGACCGACAACGCCACGACCGTCATCGTCGACATGGCCCGCTGGGAGATCCAGCTGCGCCAGCGCGCGGGCGCCACCAACTGGCGTGCGAACAACCCGAACGAAGACAACCTGCGCAAGTACAAGCGCGGCTTCTTCGTCGAATGGCGCGTCGCCGACCGACACAAGCGCTCCCTCTTCGACACGGTCGACTTCGTCGTCGACGGCAACGCCATCGCTCCGGCCCAGCCGTCCGAGCACGCCCACGTCGCCGGCATGATCACCGGCGACGCCTTCCGCGGGGCACTGCGAGAAGCAGCATCCCGCCCGTTCCGCGTCGTGCCGTTCTTCGACCCCGGCGTATGGGGCGGCCAGTGGATGAAGAACCTCATCGGCCTCGACCCGTCGAAGGACAACTACGCCTGGTGCTTCGACTGCGTCCCCGAAGAGAACTCGCTGCTGCTCGAAGGAGACGGCGGCGTCATCGAGATCCCCTCCCTCGACCTCGTCTTCGCCCAGCCCACAGAACTCCTCGGAGCCAAGACGTTCTCGCGCTTCGGGGCGGAGTTCCCGATCCGCTTCGACTTCCTCGACACCATGGACGGCGGCAACCTCAGCCTGCAGGTGCACCCGCTCACCGACTACATCCAGAACACCTTCGGCATGCACTACACGCAGGACGAGAGCTACTACATGCTCGACGTCGGCGACGACGCCGTGGTCTACCTCGGCACCAAGAACGGCATCGACCAGGACGCCATGGTGCGAGACCTCATCACCGCGCAGAACGGCGACCAGCCCTTCCCCGCCGAGAAGTACATCAACTCGTACCCGGCGAAGAAGCACGACCACTTCGCGATCCCCGCCGGCACCGTCCACTGCTCCGGCGCCAATTCGATGGTGCTCGAGATCTCGGCCACGCCGTTCATCTTCACGTTCAAACTTTGGGACTGGGGTCGGGTCGGGCTCGACGGCATCCCGCGCCCTGTGCACCTCGATCACGGCGCCCGCAACATCCAGTGGGACCGCGACACCGACTGGGTGAACGAGAACCTCATCGATCAGGTCGACACGATCCGCGAGGAAAGGGATGTCGTCGAAGAGCGCACCGGCCTCCACGAGCTCGAGTTCATCGAGACCAGACGCCACTGGTTCACGCAGGGCGCCGACCACGCCACCGACGGCACCGTCAACGTCATCAACCTCGTCGAGGGCGATGAAGCGCGGGTCGTCAGCCCGAGCGGAGCATTCGAGCCGTTCGTCGTCCACTACGCCGAGACGTTCATCATCCCGGCATCCGTCGGCCCCTACCGGATCGAAAGGACCGAGCACTCGCAGAGCGCCCGGTTCGCCACTTTGAAGGCCTACGTGCGGGGCTCCCGCACGAGCGATAACTGA